In Juglans microcarpa x Juglans regia isolate MS1-56 chromosome 7D, Jm3101_v1.0, whole genome shotgun sequence, the following are encoded in one genomic region:
- the LOC121240073 gene encoding LOB domain-containing protein 1-like: MEISSDTNTSTTSSTHLSHSPSSSSSPPPPTPPVVISPCAACKILRRRCAEKCVLAPYFPPSEPAKFTIAHRVFGASNIIKFLQELPESQRADAVSSMVYEASARIRDPVYGCAGAICQLQKHVNELQAQLAKAQAELVNMHCQQTNLVALICMEMSQGSAPVLHDQQAASPHQQSLDNFININTTPHSYQMISSNQCFQLDDNSLGSMWEPALWA, translated from the exons ATGGAGATCAGCAGTGACACAAACACTAGTACTACTTCCTCAACCCATCTCTCCCACTCtccatcttcctcatcttctcctcctcctcccactCCACCTGTTGTCATAAGCCCCTGCGCCGCATGCAAGATTTTGAGGCGAAGATGTGCAGAGAAATGCGTGCTGGCTCCCTACTTCCCTCCCTCTGAGCCAGCCAAGTTTACCATTGCTCATAGAGTGTTTGGTGCTAGCAACATCATCAAGTTCTTGCAG GAACTCCCAGAATCCCAGAGGGCAGATGCAGTGAGCAGCATGGTTTATGAAGCTAGTGCAAGGATCAGAGACCCTGTTTATGGGTGTGCAGGGGCAATATGTCAGCTTCAAAAACATGTGAACGAGCTGCAGGCACAGTTAGCCAAGGCACAAGCCGAGCTTGTAAACATGCATTGCCAGCAAACCAACCTTGTCGCCCTAATTTGCATGGAAATGTCACAGGGCAGCGCTCCAGTACTACATGATCAACAGGCAGCATCGCCTCATCAACAATCACTTGACAATTTCATCAATATTAATACTACTCCTCACAGCTACCAGATGATCAGCAGCAACCAATGCTTCCAGCTTGACGATAACAGCTTAGGCTCAATGTGGGAGCCAGCTCTCTGGGCAtga